A genomic stretch from Hydrogenimonas urashimensis includes:
- a CDS encoding CoB--CoM heterodisulfide reductase iron-sulfur subunit B family protein — MAELKYALYTGCTARESTPELLMSTMAVAKKLGIELVLLDEASCCGASHLQDFDDFLSLVLNARNICYAEKEGLDMVTICNTCQLNTVMTKERLDSDEDLKSQVNEKLAEVGLEYKGTSSVRHFLYAIIDDYGLDRLAEKVEKPLSDFNIAAFYGCHNIRPSHIHHKHNSKVIEEDVGEGGGEEAFTTEPLLSKYNDNENPYNPTSLDRLIEALKGKSVDYESKNKCCGFHADLQAPKTANRLTGTALLDAIDNDADMMVTPCPLCHLNMDVKQHAVAKEMGRDIALPVLHLPQLVGLALGIDPKELGLQHNVAPVEFV, encoded by the coding sequence ATGGCTGAACTCAAATATGCACTCTATACCGGATGTACGGCGAGAGAATCGACCCCCGAACTGCTGATGTCGACAATGGCGGTCGCAAAAAAACTCGGGATCGAACTGGTGCTTCTGGACGAAGCGAGCTGCTGCGGCGCGAGCCATCTGCAGGATTTCGATGATTTCCTCTCACTGGTTCTCAATGCACGGAATATCTGCTATGCGGAAAAAGAGGGGCTGGACATGGTGACCATCTGCAATACGTGCCAGCTCAATACCGTTATGACGAAAGAGCGCCTCGACAGTGACGAAGACCTGAAGTCGCAGGTCAACGAAAAACTGGCGGAAGTCGGGCTGGAGTATAAAGGCACAAGCTCTGTCCGCCACTTCCTTTATGCGATTATCGACGATTACGGTCTGGATAGACTGGCTGAAAAGGTCGAAAAACCGCTCAGCGACTTCAACATCGCGGCGTTCTATGGCTGCCACAATATCCGTCCGAGCCATATCCACCATAAACATAACAGTAAAGTCATCGAAGAGGATGTGGGTGAAGGAGGCGGCGAAGAGGCTTTCACTACCGAGCCGCTTCTCTCCAAATACAACGACAACGAAAATCCCTACAATCCCACTTCGCTCGATCGACTCATCGAAGCGCTGAAGGGCAAAAGTGTCGATTACGAAAGCAAAAACAAGTGCTGCGGATTCCATGCCGACCTCCAGGCGCCCAAAACGGCGAACCGTCTGACAGGAACCGCCCTGCTTGACGCCATCGACAACGATGCCGACATGATGGTCACTCCCTGCCCGCTCTGCCATTTGAATATGGATGTCAAACAGCATGCGGTCGCCAAAGAGATGGGTCGCGACATCGCGCTCCCTGTTCTTCATCTGCCCCAGCTTGTCGGACTCGCTTTGGGAATCGATCCGAAAGAACTCGGACTTCAGCACAACGTGGCACCGGTCGAATTCGTCTGA